In the Mycolicibacterium thermoresistibile genome, one interval contains:
- a CDS encoding phosphomannomutase/phosphoglucomutase, producing the protein MSWPAEAVHRVIKAYDVRGLVGEEITEEFVADVGAAFARLMRSELAETATTGPTVVIGHDMRASSPGLAAAFADGVTKQGVDVVRIGLASTDQLYFASGLLDCPGAMFTASHNPAAYNGIKLCRAGAKPVGRDTGLTQISDMVIAGVPEHDGAAGAVRDQDVLADYGDFLRSLVDLTELRPLRVAVDAGNGMAGHTTPAVLGEVPAITLLPLYFELDGTFPNHEANPLDPANLVDLQRHVVATGADIGLAFDGDADRCFVVDEKGGLVSPSAVTALVAVRELNREIGATIIHNLITSRAVPELITERGGTPVRSRVGHSYIKALMAETGAIFGGEHSAHYYFRDFWGADSGMLAALHVLAALGEQDRPLSEVMADYQRYEASGEINFTVGDAAACVEQVLKAFGSEIQSIDHLDGVTVDLGGGRWFNLRSSNTEPLLRLNVEARTTEEVDAIVERVAARITATGSGAS; encoded by the coding sequence ATGTCCTGGCCAGCCGAGGCTGTTCACCGCGTCATCAAGGCCTATGACGTGCGCGGCTTGGTCGGTGAGGAGATCACCGAGGAGTTCGTCGCCGACGTGGGGGCGGCGTTCGCCCGGTTGATGCGCAGTGAGCTCGCCGAGACCGCGACCACCGGGCCGACCGTGGTGATCGGCCACGACATGCGGGCCAGTTCGCCCGGACTGGCGGCGGCCTTCGCCGACGGCGTGACCAAACAGGGCGTCGACGTGGTCCGGATCGGGCTGGCGTCCACCGATCAGCTGTACTTCGCCTCTGGTCTGCTGGACTGTCCCGGGGCGATGTTCACCGCGAGCCACAATCCGGCCGCCTACAACGGGATCAAGTTGTGCCGGGCCGGTGCGAAACCGGTGGGCAGGGACACCGGGCTGACCCAGATCAGCGACATGGTGATCGCCGGCGTGCCCGAACACGACGGCGCGGCCGGCGCGGTCCGCGATCAGGATGTGCTCGCCGACTACGGCGACTTCCTGCGTTCGCTCGTCGACCTCACCGAACTGCGCCCGTTGCGGGTCGCGGTGGACGCCGGCAACGGGATGGCCGGCCACACCACCCCGGCGGTGCTCGGCGAGGTGCCGGCGATCACCCTGCTGCCGCTGTACTTCGAACTGGACGGCACCTTCCCCAACCACGAGGCCAACCCGCTGGATCCGGCGAATCTGGTGGACCTGCAACGGCACGTGGTCGCGACCGGGGCCGACATCGGACTGGCGTTCGACGGTGACGCGGACCGGTGCTTCGTCGTCGACGAGAAGGGCGGGCTGGTGTCACCGTCGGCGGTGACGGCGCTGGTCGCCGTCCGGGAGTTGAACCGCGAGATCGGCGCGACGATCATCCACAACCTGATCACCTCCCGTGCGGTGCCCGAACTGATCACCGAACGTGGTGGGACGCCGGTGCGCTCCCGGGTCGGGCACTCCTACATCAAGGCGCTGATGGCCGAGACCGGCGCCATCTTCGGCGGCGAACACTCCGCGCACTACTACTTCCGCGACTTCTGGGGTGCTGACTCCGGAATGCTGGCCGCGCTGCACGTGCTGGCCGCGCTGGGCGAGCAGGACCGCCCGCTGTCCGAGGTGATGGCCGACTACCAGCGGTACGAGGCCTCCGGGGAGATCAACTTCACGGTCGGCGACGCCGCCGCATGTGTCGAGCAGGTGCTCAAGGCGTTCGGCTCGGAGATCCAGTCCATCGATCACCTCGACGGTGTGACGGTGGACCTGGGCGGCGGCCGCTGGTTCAACCTGCGCTCGTCGAACACCGAGCCACTGCTGCGGCTCAACGTCGAGGCCCGCACCACCGAGGAGGTCGACGCGATCGTCGAGCGGGTGGCCGCCCGGATCACCGCGACGGGATCGGGTGCGTCGTGA
- the manA gene encoding mannose-6-phosphate isomerase, class I: protein MHLLRGAVRTYAWGSRTAIADFTGRPSPTMHPEAELWFGAHPADPAYLQTDDGEQSLLDALAADPEGQLGPVARGRFGDSVPFLVKVLAADEPLSLQAHPSAEQAAEGYAREDQLGIPVSAPMRNYRDRNHKAELLVALGPFEALAGFRPVAETVELLQALSVPELQTAINLLDGQPDADGLRTVFTTWITAPQPDLDALVPAVLEGAVRYVQSGHTRFVAEAKTVLELGERYPGDAGVLASLLLNRISLKAGEGIYLPAGNLHAYLHGIGVEVMANSDNVLRGGLTPKHVDVPELLRVLDFTPTAAADLHPAVTRNDSELVYHTPAPEFAVSVVTVDGDQLGHEIDAPSRHDGPQILLCTEGATIVRAKTNSVTLERGAAAWVSADDGPIRLEAHKPTKLFRVTVGI, encoded by the coding sequence GTGCACCTGCTACGCGGAGCGGTGCGGACCTATGCCTGGGGTTCGCGAACCGCGATTGCCGATTTCACCGGGCGGCCGAGCCCCACGATGCATCCGGAGGCGGAGTTGTGGTTCGGCGCCCATCCCGCGGATCCGGCCTACCTGCAGACCGACGACGGTGAGCAGTCCCTGCTCGACGCGCTCGCCGCGGACCCGGAGGGGCAGCTGGGCCCGGTCGCTCGCGGCCGGTTCGGTGACAGCGTCCCGTTCCTGGTCAAGGTGCTGGCCGCGGACGAACCGCTGAGCCTGCAGGCCCACCCGAGCGCCGAGCAGGCCGCGGAGGGCTACGCCCGCGAAGACCAACTCGGCATCCCGGTGTCCGCGCCGATGCGCAACTACCGCGACCGCAACCACAAGGCCGAACTGCTCGTCGCGCTCGGGCCGTTCGAGGCGCTGGCCGGTTTCCGTCCGGTCGCCGAGACCGTCGAACTGCTGCAGGCGCTGTCGGTGCCCGAACTGCAGACGGCGATCAACCTGCTGGACGGCCAGCCGGACGCCGACGGGCTGCGCACGGTGTTCACCACCTGGATCACCGCACCGCAACCGGATCTCGACGCTCTGGTCCCCGCGGTGCTGGAGGGCGCGGTCAGGTATGTCCAGTCCGGGCACACCCGGTTCGTCGCCGAGGCCAAGACGGTGCTGGAGCTGGGGGAGCGCTATCCGGGGGATGCCGGGGTGCTCGCCTCACTGCTGCTCAACCGGATCAGCCTCAAGGCGGGCGAGGGCATCTATCTGCCGGCCGGGAACCTGCACGCGTATCTGCACGGGATCGGCGTCGAGGTGATGGCGAACTCCGACAACGTGCTGCGGGGCGGTTTGACGCCCAAGCACGTCGACGTCCCCGAGCTGCTCCGGGTGCTCGACTTCACCCCGACGGCGGCCGCCGATCTGCATCCGGCCGTCACCCGAAACGACAGCGAACTGGTGTACCACACCCCGGCGCCGGAGTTCGCGGTGTCGGTGGTGACCGTCGACGGGGATCAGCTGGGCCACGAGATCGACGCGCCCAGCCGGCATGACGGACCGCAGATCCTGTTGTGCACCGAAGGCGCGACGATCGTGCGGGCCAAGACCAACTCGGTCACCCTGGAGCGTGGCGCGGCGGCCTGGGTGTCGGCCGATGACGGCCCGATCCGGTTGGAGGCCCACAAGCCGACGAAACTGTTCCGGGTGACGGTCGGGATCTAA
- a CDS encoding DUF808 domain-containing protein, with protein sequence MSAGLFGLLDDVAALARMAAASVDDISAAAGRATAKAAGVVIDDTAVTPQYVHGIAAERELPIIKRIAIGSVRNKLLFILPAALLLSQFLPWLLTPLLMLGATYLCFEGAEKVWARIGPGDGHHHPAVPSSLVGPDAENQMASGAIRTDFILSAEIMVIALNEVAHQPFLPRLIILVVVALVITAAVYGVVALIVKMDDIGLRLAQRATQATRRLGRSLVTAMPKVLAALSVIGTIAMLWVGGHILLLGTDTLGWHWPYGLIHSAEESVRAATGAFGGPLAWLVNTLASAVIGLTVGTAVALAQAGIRRLPGLNRRRGPETGG encoded by the coding sequence ATGAGCGCGGGACTGTTCGGGCTGCTCGACGATGTCGCGGCCCTCGCCCGGATGGCGGCGGCGTCGGTCGACGACATCAGCGCCGCCGCGGGCCGGGCGACGGCCAAGGCAGCCGGGGTCGTCATCGACGACACCGCGGTGACGCCCCAGTATGTGCACGGCATCGCCGCCGAGCGCGAGCTGCCGATCATCAAACGCATCGCCATCGGCTCGGTGCGCAACAAACTGCTGTTCATCCTGCCGGCGGCGCTGCTGCTCAGTCAGTTCCTGCCCTGGCTGCTCACCCCGCTGTTGATGCTGGGCGCCACCTACCTGTGCTTCGAGGGCGCCGAGAAGGTGTGGGCGCGCATCGGACCGGGCGATGGTCACCACCATCCCGCGGTGCCGAGCAGCCTGGTCGGCCCGGACGCGGAGAATCAGATGGCGTCCGGAGCGATCCGCACCGACTTCATCCTGTCGGCCGAGATCATGGTGATCGCGCTCAATGAGGTGGCGCACCAGCCGTTCCTGCCGCGACTGATCATCCTGGTGGTGGTGGCGCTGGTCATCACGGCCGCGGTGTACGGCGTGGTGGCGCTCATCGTGAAGATGGACGACATCGGGCTGCGACTGGCCCAACGGGCCACCCAGGCCACCCGGCGGCTGGGCCGGAGCCTGGTGACCGCGATGCCGAAGGTGCTGGCCGCGCTGTCGGTGATCGGCACCATCGCCATGTTGTGGGTGGGCGGTCACATCCTGCTGCTCGGCACCGACACCCTCGGCTGGCACTGGCCCTACGGGCTCATCCACTCCGCCGAGGAGTCGGTGCGCGCCGCCACCGGGGCGTTCGGCGGACCACTGGCATGGCTGGTGAACACGTTGGCGTCGGCGGTGATCGGGTTGACGGTCGGCACCGCCGTCGCGCTCGCACAGGCCGGAATCAGGCGCCTGCCGGGGCTCAACCGGCGCCGCGGCCCCGAGACCGGCGGTTAG
- a CDS encoding amino acid permease, with translation MTDRLRVKSVEQSIADTDEPDSRLRKDLSWWDLTVFGVSVVIGAGIFTVTASTAGNITGPAISVSFIIAAIACGLAALCYAEFASTVPVAGSAYTFSYATFGEFVAWIIGWDLILEFSVAAAVVAKGWSSYLGEVFEFAGATTRLGPITLDWGALLIIGFVTVLLATGTKLSANVSLAITVIKVGVVLLVVIVGAFFIKAANYTPFIPPAEAGGEAGRSLDQSLFSLITGAEGSSYGWYGLLAGASIVFFAFIGFDIIATTAEETKNPQRDVARGIMATLGIVTVLYVAVSLVLTGMVHYTELRAAGENANLATAFAANGIDWAAKVISIGALAGLTTVVIVLVLGQTRVLFAMSRDGLLPRPLSKTGPRGTPVRITVLVGALVAIAASVFPVGNLEEMVNIGTLFAFALVSAGVIVLRRTRPDLKRGFRVPFVPWLPLAAIAACLWLMLNLTGLTWVRFLGWMALGLVLYFFYGRHHSMLGRGMTDISARRTG, from the coding sequence ATGACCGACAGATTGCGGGTCAAATCGGTCGAGCAGTCGATCGCCGACACCGATGAACCTGACTCCCGGTTGCGGAAAGACCTGAGCTGGTGGGATCTCACGGTCTTCGGGGTGTCGGTGGTGATCGGCGCCGGCATCTTCACCGTCACCGCCTCGACGGCCGGCAACATCACCGGACCCGCCATCTCGGTGTCCTTCATCATCGCGGCGATCGCCTGCGGACTGGCCGCACTGTGCTACGCCGAATTCGCCTCCACCGTCCCGGTCGCCGGCAGCGCGTACACGTTCTCGTATGCGACCTTCGGCGAATTCGTGGCCTGGATCATCGGCTGGGACCTCATTCTGGAGTTCTCGGTGGCCGCCGCGGTCGTCGCCAAGGGGTGGTCCAGCTATCTCGGCGAGGTCTTCGAGTTCGCCGGGGCGACCACCCGGCTCGGGCCGATCACCCTGGACTGGGGCGCCCTGCTGATCATCGGCTTCGTCACCGTGCTGCTGGCCACCGGCACCAAGCTGTCGGCGAACGTCTCGCTGGCGATCACCGTCATCAAGGTGGGGGTCGTGCTGCTGGTGGTGATCGTGGGCGCGTTCTTCATCAAGGCCGCCAACTACACCCCCTTCATCCCGCCCGCCGAAGCCGGTGGTGAGGCCGGCAGGAGTCTGGACCAGTCACTGTTCTCACTCATCACCGGGGCCGAGGGCAGCAGCTACGGGTGGTACGGCCTGTTGGCCGGCGCGTCGATCGTGTTCTTCGCGTTCATCGGTTTCGACATCATCGCCACCACCGCGGAGGAGACCAAGAACCCGCAGCGCGATGTGGCCCGCGGCATCATGGCCACGCTGGGCATCGTCACGGTGCTCTACGTGGCGGTCTCGCTGGTCCTGACCGGGATGGTCCACTACACCGAACTGCGGGCCGCCGGTGAGAACGCCAACCTGGCGACCGCGTTCGCGGCCAACGGTATCGACTGGGCCGCCAAGGTGATCTCGATCGGCGCCCTGGCCGGGCTGACCACCGTGGTCATCGTGTTGGTGCTCGGCCAGACGCGGGTGCTGTTCGCGATGTCCCGCGACGGGTTGCTGCCGCGGCCTCTCAGCAAGACCGGGCCCCGCGGCACGCCGGTGCGGATCACGGTGCTGGTCGGTGCTCTGGTCGCGATCGCCGCTTCGGTGTTCCCGGTCGGCAATCTCGAGGAGATGGTCAATATCGGCACCCTGTTCGCATTCGCCTTGGTGTCAGCGGGTGTCATCGTGCTGCGGCGGACCCGGCCCGACCTCAAGCGCGGGTTCCGGGTGCCGTTCGTGCCCTGGCTGCCGCTGGCCGCCATTGCGGCCTGCCTGTGGCTGATGCTCAACCTCACCGGGTTGACCTGGGTCCGGTTCCTGGGCTGGATGGCGCTCGGACTGGTGCTCTACTTCTTCTACGGCCGGCATCATTCGATGCTCGGGCGGGGCATGACCGACATCTCGGCACGCCGGACGGGCTGA
- a CDS encoding alkane 1-monooxygenase encodes MTTELSNVDATVWRDKKRYLWLLGLVAPTALFFMLPVVWAFNKLDWHIAAQVPFWIGPILVYVLLPILDLRFGPDGQNPPDEVMERLENDRYYRYCTYLYIPFQYASFIVGAYLFTATDLGWLGFDGGLGWPAKLGLALSVGVLGGVGINTAHELGHKKDSLERWLSKITLAQTGYGHFYIEHNRGHHVRVATPEDPASARFGETFWEFLPRSVFGGLKSGWQLEAQRLRRAGKSPWHPSNDVLNAWAMTVVLWGVLIAVFGVGVIPYLLIQAVFGFSLLESVNYLEHYGLLRQKTASGRYERCTPEHSWNSDHLVTNLFLYHLQRHSDHHANPTRRYQTLRSLDGSPNLPSGYATMIGLTYIPPLWRRVMDHRVLEHYGGDITKVNVHPRVREKVVAKYGGAR; translated from the coding sequence ATGACGACCGAGCTGTCGAACGTCGACGCCACGGTGTGGCGCGACAAGAAGCGGTATCTGTGGCTGCTGGGTCTGGTCGCCCCGACCGCCCTGTTCTTCATGCTTCCGGTGGTGTGGGCGTTCAACAAGCTCGACTGGCACATCGCCGCCCAGGTGCCGTTCTGGATCGGCCCGATCCTGGTGTACGTGCTGTTGCCGATCCTGGACCTCCGTTTCGGTCCGGACGGCCAGAATCCGCCGGATGAGGTGATGGAGCGGCTCGAGAACGACAGGTACTACCGCTACTGCACCTACCTCTACATCCCGTTCCAGTACGCCAGCTTCATCGTCGGGGCGTATCTGTTCACCGCCACCGACCTGGGCTGGCTCGGCTTCGACGGCGGCCTGGGCTGGCCGGCCAAGCTGGGTCTGGCGTTGTCGGTCGGCGTCCTCGGCGGCGTCGGCATCAACACCGCGCACGAACTCGGCCACAAGAAGGACTCACTGGAACGCTGGCTGTCGAAGATCACCCTGGCGCAGACCGGCTACGGCCACTTCTACATCGAACACAACCGCGGTCACCATGTCCGTGTCGCCACCCCCGAGGACCCCGCGTCGGCGCGGTTCGGGGAGACGTTCTGGGAGTTCCTGCCGCGCAGTGTCTTCGGCGGGCTGAAATCCGGCTGGCAGCTCGAGGCGCAGCGGCTCCGCCGGGCCGGCAAGAGCCCGTGGCATCCCAGCAACGACGTGCTCAACGCGTGGGCGATGACGGTGGTGCTGTGGGGCGTGCTGATCGCGGTGTTCGGCGTCGGAGTGATCCCCTACCTGCTCATCCAGGCGGTGTTCGGCTTCAGTCTGCTCGAATCGGTCAACTACCTCGAGCACTACGGTCTGCTCCGGCAGAAGACCGCAAGCGGCCGCTACGAACGCTGCACCCCCGAACACAGCTGGAACTCAGACCATCTGGTGACCAACCTGTTCCTGTACCACCTGCAGCGCCACAGCGACCACCACGCCAACCCCACCCGTCGGTACCAGACGCTGCGCAGCCTCGACGGCTCGCCGAATCTGCCCAGCGGCTACGCCACCATGATCGGGTTGACCTACATCCCGCCGCTGTGGCGTCGGGTCATGGACCATCGGGTGCTCGAGCACTACGGCGGTGACATCACCAAGGTGAACGTGCACCCGCGGGTTCGGGAGAAGGTGGTGGCCAAGTACGGAGGCGCCCGGTGA
- a CDS encoding rubredoxin codes for MSAYRCPVCDYVYDEAKGAAREGFPAGTPWSEVPDDWPCPDCGVRDKVDFEPVTG; via the coding sequence GTGAGCGCCTACCGCTGCCCGGTCTGCGACTACGTCTACGACGAGGCCAAAGGGGCCGCGCGGGAGGGATTTCCGGCCGGAACTCCGTGGAGTGAAGTGCCCGACGACTGGCCGTGCCCCGATTGCGGGGTGCGCGACAAGGTCGACTTCGAACCGGTGACCGGCTGA
- a CDS encoding rubredoxin — MCVQCGFEYDEAKGWPEEGIAPGTRWEDIPDDWSCPDCGAAKSDFEMVEVARS; from the coding sequence ATGTGCGTGCAGTGCGGCTTCGAGTACGACGAGGCCAAGGGCTGGCCGGAGGAGGGCATCGCGCCGGGCACCCGCTGGGAGGACATCCCCGACGACTGGAGCTGCCCGGACTGCGGCGCGGCCAAGTCGGATTTCGAGATGGTGGAGGTTGCCCGCTCCTGA
- the alkX gene encoding TetR family transcriptional regulator AlkX, with amino-acid sequence MVSRRDKRVPYAEASRVLLRDSILDGMRELLQTRDWSQITLADVAKAAGISRQTIYNEFGSRQGLAQGYALRLADRLVDEVDEAIANNVGDIHAAFLAGFRKFFAESAADPLVISLLTGSAKPDLLQLITTDSAPIITRASQRLTESFQSSWVRASEEDAGVLARAIVRLAMSYVSMPPEADHDVAHDLARLMTPFAERYGVIEEV; translated from the coding sequence GTGGTGAGCCGGCGCGACAAGCGGGTCCCGTACGCCGAGGCGTCCAGGGTGCTGCTCCGGGATTCGATCCTGGACGGAATGCGAGAGTTGCTGCAGACCCGTGACTGGTCTCAGATCACCCTGGCGGACGTGGCGAAGGCCGCCGGGATCAGCCGGCAGACCATCTACAACGAATTCGGGTCCCGTCAGGGACTGGCGCAGGGGTACGCGCTGCGGCTGGCCGATCGCCTCGTCGATGAGGTCGACGAGGCGATCGCGAACAACGTCGGCGACATCCATGCCGCGTTTCTGGCCGGATTCCGGAAGTTCTTCGCCGAGTCGGCCGCCGATCCGCTGGTGATCTCGCTGCTCACCGGAAGCGCGAAACCGGACCTGTTGCAGCTCATCACCACCGACAGCGCACCGATCATCACGCGGGCGTCGCAACGGCTCACCGAATCGTTCCAGAGCAGCTGGGTGCGGGCCAGCGAGGAGGACGCCGGAGTGCTGGCGCGCGCGATCGTGCGACTGGCCATGAGCTACGTGTCGATGCCACCGGAGGCCGACCACGACGTGGCCCACGATCTGGCCCGGCTGATGACGCCGTTCGCCGAACGTTACGGTGTCATTGAAGAGGTTTAG
- the ahcY gene encoding adenosylhomocysteinase, with translation MTTTEKMTADVRNGIDFKVADLSLAEFGRMEIRLAEHEMPGLMALRREYADVQPLKGARISGSLHMTVQTAVLIETLTALGAEVRWASCNIFSTQDHAAAAVVVGPHGTPEEPKGVSVFAWKGETLEEYWWAAEQMLTWPGEPANMILDDGGDATMMVLRGAQYEKQGVVPPVEEDDPAEWKVFLSTLRKTFETDKTKWTKIAESVKGVTEETTTGVLRLYQFEAAGELPFPAINVNDSVTKSKFDNKYGTRHSLIDGINRGTDVLIGGKKALVCGYGDVGKGCAESLAGQGARVQVTEIDPINALQALMDGFDVVTVEQAIADADIVITATGNKDIITLEHMRAMKNQAILGNIGHFDNEIDMAGLERSGAKKTNIKPQVDLWTFEDGKSIIVLSEGRLLNLGNATGHPSFVMSNSFSNQVIAQIELWTKNDEYDNAVYRLPKHLDEKVARIHVEALGGTLTKLTKEQAEYIGVDVEGPYKPEHYRY, from the coding sequence ATGACCACGACCGAGAAGATGACCGCCGATGTCCGCAATGGCATCGACTTCAAGGTCGCCGACCTCTCGCTGGCCGAATTCGGCCGAATGGAGATCCGGCTCGCCGAACACGAGATGCCCGGGCTGATGGCGTTGCGCCGCGAGTACGCCGATGTGCAGCCGCTGAAGGGGGCGCGCATCTCGGGTTCACTGCACATGACCGTGCAGACCGCGGTGCTCATCGAGACGCTCACCGCGCTGGGCGCCGAGGTCCGGTGGGCGAGCTGCAACATCTTCTCCACCCAGGACCACGCCGCCGCGGCCGTGGTCGTCGGCCCGCACGGCACGCCGGAGGAACCCAAGGGTGTGTCGGTGTTCGCCTGGAAGGGCGAGACGCTCGAGGAGTACTGGTGGGCCGCCGAGCAGATGCTGACCTGGCCGGGCGAGCCGGCGAACATGATCCTCGACGACGGTGGCGACGCCACCATGATGGTGCTGCGCGGCGCTCAGTACGAGAAGCAGGGCGTGGTGCCGCCGGTCGAGGAGGACGACCCGGCCGAGTGGAAGGTCTTCCTGTCGACGCTGCGCAAGACCTTCGAAACCGACAAGACCAAGTGGACGAAGATCGCCGAGTCGGTCAAGGGGGTCACCGAGGAGACCACCACCGGTGTGCTGCGGCTGTACCAGTTCGAGGCGGCCGGTGAGCTGCCGTTCCCGGCGATCAACGTCAACGACTCGGTCACCAAGAGCAAGTTCGACAACAAGTACGGCACCCGGCACTCGCTGATCGACGGCATCAACCGCGGCACCGACGTGCTGATCGGCGGGAAGAAGGCGCTGGTCTGCGGCTACGGCGACGTCGGCAAGGGATGTGCGGAGTCGCTGGCCGGGCAGGGTGCGCGGGTGCAGGTCACCGAGATCGACCCGATCAACGCGCTGCAGGCGCTGATGGACGGCTTCGACGTGGTGACCGTCGAGCAGGCGATCGCCGACGCGGACATCGTCATCACCGCGACCGGCAACAAGGACATCATCACCCTCGAGCACATGCGGGCGATGAAGAACCAGGCCATTCTCGGCAACATCGGGCATTTCGACAACGAGATCGACATGGCCGGGCTGGAGCGGTCGGGGGCGAAGAAGACGAACATCAAGCCCCAGGTGGATCTGTGGACGTTCGAGGACGGCAAGTCGATCATCGTGCTGAGCGAGGGCCGGCTGCTGAACCTGGGCAATGCCACCGGGCACCCGTCGTTCGTGATGAGCAACAGTTTCTCCAACCAGGTGATCGCGCAGATCGAGCTGTGGACCAAGAACGACGAGTACGACAACGCCGTGTACCGGCTGCCCAAGCACCTCGATGAGAAGGTCGCCCGCATCCACGTCGAGGCGCTCGGCGGCACCCTGACCAAGCTCACCAAGGAGCAGGCCGAGTACATCGGGGTCGACGTCGAGGGCCCGTACAAGCCGGAGCACTACCGGTACTGA
- a CDS encoding alpha/beta hydrolase family protein — protein MMTTRAGWSRLIFAAVLCAAGLLIAPTPNAVAAAPNWSWLDARHYAGPIPAEPTLLESVRLDPALSVRGAGEAYRILYSTVNQYGQPAVSTAAVFVPHGEAPSGGWPVVAWAHGTVGLGDDCTPSALPRSARDDEYLSHWLDQGYAVVATDYVGLGTPGLMSYLNSVATAHAVIDSVVAAHQLDLPLSPKWAIVGQSQGGGAAVNSARWATEFSAGSGLDYRGVVATGTPANIETVVKMGAPDMQLPPELGPAANSYTAYILAAFREARPDIDVDSVLTPAGLEAVAKAETVCKPQLDSELAGMTPAQFFSAPLASVPGLPEALDEYMGTPVTGYDRPIFLGVGLLDRDVPPQSTLKFYDQLVAHNQNVELRIYPHEDHSGTVLASLPDSTPFLAAAFAD, from the coding sequence ATGATGACCACTCGTGCGGGGTGGTCGCGGCTGATCTTCGCAGCGGTCCTGTGCGCCGCCGGACTGCTGATCGCCCCGACCCCGAATGCTGTTGCCGCGGCGCCGAACTGGTCCTGGCTGGACGCCCGGCACTATGCCGGACCGATTCCGGCGGAACCGACGTTGCTGGAATCGGTGCGGCTCGACCCGGCGTTGTCGGTGCGCGGGGCGGGCGAGGCGTACCGGATTCTGTACTCGACGGTCAACCAATACGGTCAGCCTGCGGTGAGTACCGCCGCGGTGTTCGTGCCGCACGGCGAGGCGCCATCCGGCGGATGGCCGGTGGTCGCGTGGGCGCACGGCACGGTCGGATTGGGCGACGACTGCACCCCCTCGGCGTTGCCGCGCTCCGCACGTGACGACGAGTACCTGTCGCACTGGCTCGACCAGGGCTACGCGGTGGTCGCCACCGATTACGTGGGCCTCGGCACGCCGGGGCTGATGAGCTACCTCAACAGCGTGGCGACAGCCCACGCGGTCATCGATTCGGTGGTCGCCGCGCACCAGTTGGACCTGCCGTTGTCCCCGAAGTGGGCGATCGTCGGCCAGTCCCAGGGCGGCGGCGCGGCGGTGAACAGTGCGCGGTGGGCGACCGAGTTCAGTGCCGGCAGCGGTCTGGACTACCGCGGTGTGGTGGCGACCGGTACCCCGGCGAACATCGAGACCGTCGTCAAGATGGGTGCCCCGGACATGCAGCTGCCGCCGGAACTCGGGCCGGCGGCCAACAGCTACACCGCCTACATCCTGGCGGCGTTCCGGGAAGCGCGGCCGGACATCGACGTCGACTCGGTGCTGACGCCGGCTGGGCTGGAAGCCGTGGCCAAGGCCGAAACGGTGTGCAAACCGCAATTGGACTCCGAACTGGCCGGTATGACACCGGCGCAGTTCTTCAGCGCGCCGTTGGCCTCCGTGCCCGGACTCCCCGAAGCCCTCGACGAGTACATGGGCACCCCGGTCACCGGTTATGACCGTCCGATCTTCCTCGGGGTGGGCCTGCTCGACCGCGACGTGCCGCCGCAGTCGACGCTGAAGTTCTACGATCAGCTGGTCGCGCACAATCAGAACGTCGAACTGCGCATCTACCCGCACGAGGATCACAGCGGTACGGTGCTGGCGTCCCTGCCGGACTCCACGCCGTTCCTGGCCGCCGCATTCGCAGACTGA